A part of Propioniciclava coleopterorum genomic DNA contains:
- a CDS encoding helix-hairpin-helix domain-containing protein, which yields MSMLRPHRDPALGDVVRARLAALLDDLDGPVPADAAKPAARGTDEPAQFWAKPDEAAHLWAEADEPARLWEEGSWPEADPADADDGPRRLAAPARGGSRSRSPNAEVERGRRLPARKPPASDAPSTPFKTDRLAPGGRNSDPSPGPGRAARLASFTRRHLTVVAGLGLVGLVATLWGISQARAVPVEAPVATPIASASAPGPTSSPSPAPTLRVHVVGAVAHPGVVSLPEGARVEDAIAAAGGLLPEAKPGDLNLAEVIADGAQVAVGDAGRPGGEVRAGTGGGGAAPGTPGAKLDLNRATAEQLEALPGVGPVTAAGIMAWRAEHGRFTRVEELQEVDGIGAKTLEKLAPLVRV from the coding sequence ATGAGCATGCTGCGACCGCACAGGGATCCCGCACTGGGCGACGTGGTGCGCGCGCGCCTGGCGGCGCTCCTGGACGACCTGGATGGTCCCGTTCCCGCCGATGCCGCGAAGCCCGCGGCCCGCGGCACCGACGAACCGGCGCAATTCTGGGCGAAGCCGGACGAAGCCGCTCACCTCTGGGCGGAGGCGGACGAACCCGCTCGCCTCTGGGAGGAGGGGTCCTGGCCGGAGGCGGATCCGGCTGATGCCGACGACGGACCCCGTCGCCTGGCCGCACCGGCACGGGGCGGCTCCCGGAGCCGGAGCCCGAACGCGGAGGTCGAGCGCGGGCGCAGGCTCCCAGCCCGCAAGCCCCCCGCGTCCGACGCGCCTTCCACGCCGTTCAAGACCGACCGGCTCGCACCGGGCGGCCGGAACTCCGACCCTTCGCCCGGCCCGGGCCGGGCGGCGCGGTTGGCGTCCTTCACGCGACGGCACCTGACGGTGGTGGCCGGGCTGGGGCTCGTCGGCCTCGTGGCGACCCTGTGGGGCATCAGCCAGGCCCGCGCCGTCCCAGTGGAGGCGCCCGTGGCGACGCCGATCGCGTCCGCGTCCGCGCCCGGCCCGACGTCGAGCCCGAGCCCCGCACCGACGCTGCGCGTCCACGTGGTGGGGGCGGTGGCGCATCCGGGCGTGGTGAGCCTGCCCGAGGGGGCGCGGGTGGAGGACGCGATCGCGGCCGCGGGCGGGCTGCTGCCGGAGGCGAAGCCGGGCGATCTCAACCTCGCGGAGGTGATCGCCGACGGCGCCCAGGTCGCGGTGGGCGACGCCGGGCGTCCCGGGGGAGAGGTGCGTGCGGGGACGGGAGGCGGCGGTGCCGCGCCGGGCACGCCGGGCGCGAAGCTGGATCTCAACCGCGCCACCGCCGAGCAACTGGAGGCGCTGCCCGGGGTGGGACCCGTCACCGCGGCGGGCATCATGGCGTGGCGGGCGGAGCACGGCCGGTTCACCCGGGTCGAGGAACTCCAGGAGGTCGACGGCATCGGGGCGAAGACGCTGGAGAAGCTGGCGCCGCTGGTGAGGGTCTAG
- a CDS encoding ABC transporter permease subunit: MTDTLDLAPARSAAPASRPRFVDLLRSEWIKLWSLPAALLCLLALAAIGFGGPLFLGLTLESSQPPSTASIARTMGEVTMPLVVLGQILAGILGVLCISSEYASGTIASTLLAAPTRLRSLLAKAVLLFGVVTVVALVTVVAAWAVTYPMYAPFGLEAPLTAHGVVGSLVGTGVYLGLCSVFGLGLGAVLRSTAAGSFVVFFAMLLGPILSSMLPYNVASRVIRLLLIGNAGDAMSRVDIPGAPFLDLMGGHISPAAGYLLVGGWTLLALVCGAAALLRRDA; this comes from the coding sequence ATGACCGACACCCTCGACCTCGCCCCCGCACGGAGCGCCGCGCCGGCCAGCCGCCCCCGCTTCGTGGACCTGCTGCGCTCGGAGTGGATCAAACTCTGGAGCCTGCCCGCCGCCCTGCTGTGCCTGCTGGCCCTGGCCGCGATCGGCTTCGGCGGCCCGCTGTTCCTGGGCCTCACGCTGGAGTCCTCACAGCCGCCCTCGACGGCGTCCATCGCCCGCACCATGGGCGAGGTGACCATGCCGCTGGTGGTCCTCGGCCAGATCCTCGCCGGGATTCTGGGGGTGCTGTGCATCAGCTCCGAGTACGCCTCGGGGACCATCGCCTCGACGCTGCTCGCCGCCCCGACCCGCCTGCGGTCGCTGCTGGCCAAGGCCGTCCTGCTGTTCGGCGTCGTCACGGTGGTCGCGTTGGTCACCGTCGTCGCCGCTTGGGCGGTCACCTACCCGATGTACGCGCCGTTCGGCCTCGAGGCGCCCCTGACGGCGCACGGGGTGGTCGGGTCGCTGGTCGGCACGGGCGTCTACCTGGGGCTCTGCTCGGTCTTCGGGCTGGGGCTGGGGGCGGTGCTCCGCTCGACCGCGGCCGGCTCGTTCGTCGTGTTCTTCGCGATGCTGCTGGGCCCGATCCTGAGCTCGATGCTGCCCTACAACGTCGCCTCGCGGGTCATCCGCCTCCTGCTGATCGGCAACGCCGGCGACGCCATGTCGAGGGTCGACATCCCGGGCGCGCCCTTCCTGGACCTGATGGGCGGCCACATCAGCCCGGCGGCGGGCTACCTGCTCGTCGGCGGATGGACGCTGCTCGCGCTGGTCTGCGGTGCGGCGGCCCTGCTCAGGCGCGACGCATGA
- a CDS encoding ComEC/Rec2 family competence protein — translation MAPDDRPDTSSQNPGVWPWALPVLAGVTWAATAAAVGGEAGWLIGIGLAAGVAGMLAWRRRSALLGAAAVLAAVCVATGAVQAVAVRDGPLGELARQGATAVVEVQVGAGRLWPAAGNRDGLWRATGTLMSADARGGRWAGRTPVELVVTGALAPAWASLPLGSLVRAQARLAEPDAGQAAWLVVRARGAPTIVGGPGVPWNAVGALRAGLREACATLPGDARHLVPALVVGDTSGFPEDLRQRFVTTGLTHLTAVSGANLTLMLGFLRALVVGLGLRGRVISVVMVAGVAGFVLLCLGEPSVLRAAAMGLVGLAALGHGGSRGSGLRALSVAVLVVVLVEPAMARSLGFGLSVTATAGLLLWARPFAAALGRWLPRWVAEALAVPLAAQLATEPLVVALAGQVSVVAVVANLLAGPLVGPATVVGLGVTLVAPVWLAGARLLAWPAGLCAEGIAWIARIGDGLPGAAIPWRADVWGQSVVALACLLLVVVLPSVLARPLVCLVIAAGLGAVLLRVPPTPGWPDPAWRVASCDVGQGDATVIRAGPGAGVVVDTGPEPRLLRRCLDQLGVRSVPVLVLTHLHADHAGGAAALGDRTVGMVVTSTVRTPASADRMLDATFRGTPRVFVTGGESWRVGEIVVGVVAAPRVADTTVQNDGESSAENDASLLLRIEAPGLSLMLAGDAEDAAQAAHARLGALVDADVMLVPHHGSGRHAASFFAAVSPTVALVSVGAGNDYGHPSARTVRDVEATGARVFRTDLHGGITVARSPDGSLRVTPQR, via the coding sequence GTGGCGCCCGACGACCGCCCCGACACCTCATCGCAGAACCCCGGGGTGTGGCCGTGGGCCTTGCCCGTGCTGGCCGGGGTGACGTGGGCCGCGACGGCCGCGGCCGTCGGCGGTGAGGCCGGATGGTTGATCGGGATCGGGCTGGCCGCCGGCGTCGCCGGGATGCTGGCGTGGCGGCGCCGCAGCGCGCTGCTGGGCGCCGCCGCCGTGCTGGCGGCGGTGTGCGTCGCGACGGGAGCCGTGCAGGCGGTCGCGGTCCGGGACGGCCCGCTGGGGGAACTCGCCCGGCAGGGCGCGACGGCCGTGGTCGAGGTCCAGGTCGGCGCGGGTCGCCTGTGGCCCGCGGCGGGCAACCGGGACGGACTGTGGCGGGCGACGGGCACGCTGATGAGCGCGGACGCCCGGGGTGGGCGTTGGGCGGGCCGAACCCCGGTGGAGTTGGTGGTGACGGGGGCACTCGCCCCGGCCTGGGCGTCGCTCCCGCTCGGATCGCTGGTGCGCGCGCAGGCGCGGCTCGCCGAGCCGGACGCGGGGCAGGCCGCCTGGCTCGTCGTGCGGGCCCGGGGCGCACCCACCATCGTCGGGGGGCCCGGGGTGCCGTGGAACGCCGTGGGTGCGCTGCGCGCCGGGCTCCGCGAGGCGTGCGCGACCCTGCCCGGTGACGCACGCCACCTCGTCCCGGCGCTCGTGGTGGGCGACACGTCAGGTTTCCCCGAGGACCTGCGGCAGCGGTTCGTGACGACCGGGTTGACGCACCTCACGGCGGTCTCGGGCGCGAACCTCACGTTGATGTTGGGGTTCCTGAGGGCGCTCGTGGTCGGGTTGGGGCTGCGGGGTCGCGTGATCTCGGTGGTGATGGTCGCGGGGGTGGCGGGCTTCGTGCTGCTGTGCCTGGGCGAGCCCAGCGTGTTGCGGGCGGCGGCGATGGGGCTGGTGGGGCTGGCCGCGCTGGGGCATGGCGGGAGCCGCGGGTCGGGCCTGCGTGCGCTTTCGGTGGCGGTGCTGGTGGTGGTTCTGGTCGAGCCGGCGATGGCGCGCTCGCTGGGGTTCGGGTTGTCGGTGACGGCGACGGCGGGATTGTTGTTGTGGGCCCGTCCCTTCGCGGCTGCGCTGGGACGCTGGTTGCCCCGTTGGGTGGCTGAGGCGCTCGCGGTGCCGTTGGCCGCCCAGTTGGCGACCGAGCCGCTCGTGGTGGCGTTGGCGGGTCAGGTAAGCGTCGTGGCGGTGGTGGCGAACCTGCTGGCGGGTCCGCTGGTCGGGCCGGCGACCGTGGTCGGCTTGGGTGTCACGTTGGTGGCGCCGGTGTGGCTCGCGGGTGCGCGGCTGCTGGCGTGGCCGGCGGGGCTGTGCGCGGAGGGCATCGCGTGGATCGCCAGGATCGGGGACGGGCTGCCCGGCGCCGCGATCCCGTGGCGCGCCGACGTGTGGGGGCAGTCCGTCGTGGCTCTGGCGTGCCTGCTCCTGGTCGTCGTGCTGCCCAGCGTCCTCGCCCGGCCCCTGGTGTGCCTGGTGATCGCGGCGGGCCTGGGGGCGGTGCTGCTGCGGGTGCCGCCGACCCCGGGCTGGCCGGATCCCGCGTGGCGGGTTGCGTCGTGCGACGTGGGGCAGGGCGATGCCACCGTGATCCGAGCCGGGCCGGGCGCCGGCGTCGTCGTCGACACTGGGCCCGAGCCGCGGTTGCTGCGCCGGTGCCTGGACCAGTTGGGGGTGCGGTCGGTGCCGGTGCTGGTACTCACCCACCTGCACGCCGACCACGCCGGTGGTGCGGCGGCCCTGGGGGACCGTACCGTGGGCATGGTGGTGACGTCGACGGTGCGGACGCCGGCCTCGGCCGACCGGATGCTCGACGCCACGTTCCGCGGCACGCCGCGGGTGTTCGTGACGGGCGGGGAGTCCTGGCGGGTCGGGGAGATCGTCGTCGGGGTGGTCGCCGCGCCGCGGGTGGCCGACACGACGGTCCAGAACGACGGGGAGTCCTCGGCCGAGAACGACGCCTCGCTGCTGCTGCGCATCGAGGCGCCCGGGCTGTCGCTGATGCTGGCCGGGGACGCCGAGGACGCCGCGCAGGCGGCTCACGCCCGGCTCGGCGCGCTGGTGGACGCCGACGTCATGCTGGTCCCGCACCATGGCAGCGGACGGCACGCCGCGTCCTTCTTCGCGGCCGTCAGTCCCACGGTGGCGCTGGTGAGCGTGGGTGCTGGGAACGACTACGGCCACCCCTCAGCCAGGACGGTGCGCGATGTGGAGGCCACCGGCGCCCGGGTGTTCCGCACCGACCTCCACGGCGGGATCACGGTGGCCCGCTCACCCGACGGGTCGCTCCGCGTCACGCCCCAGCGCTAG
- a CDS encoding endonuclease/exonuclease/phosphatase family protein: protein MVRERRKVASAGRRTAIAVGVLCALLATVLAILYAVPELQPLSTFTAMASALIPYGVLAWGMAVLGILIGGRGLQRLWLVPPLVMLLVQAGWARPYWPVAPPPSASEQGLRVFSANLHNGDADPAATAAAIRAAAPDVVILIEVDDAFLAAPTVRDALAAHTHRVGRSVPGEAPDPSTMMIASTRPLTELGRLPGRFDQYLVGVAGHDTNRPWTLAAVHTINMLTGGRAWDDEAAALARALAPHRGGPLIVAGDFNATVEQQPMRRLWEAGLRNGAADAGAGWVPTYDAGLAPRVAFVAIDHAVTSPSVRVTRFVTVALPGTDHRAISFTAQRV from the coding sequence GTGGTCCGGGAGCGCAGGAAGGTCGCCTCCGCCGGCAGGCGGACGGCCATCGCCGTCGGGGTGCTGTGCGCCCTGCTCGCGACGGTGCTGGCGATCCTGTACGCGGTCCCGGAGCTCCAGCCGCTCAGCACCTTCACGGCCATGGCCTCCGCGCTCATCCCCTATGGAGTGCTTGCCTGGGGCATGGCCGTGCTGGGGATCCTGATCGGCGGTCGCGGCCTGCAACGCCTGTGGCTGGTGCCGCCCCTGGTGATGCTGCTGGTGCAGGCCGGCTGGGCGCGCCCCTACTGGCCCGTCGCGCCGCCGCCGTCGGCGTCCGAGCAGGGCCTGCGGGTGTTCTCCGCGAACCTCCACAACGGCGACGCCGACCCCGCGGCCACCGCCGCGGCGATCCGCGCGGCCGCCCCCGACGTCGTGATCCTCATCGAGGTGGACGACGCCTTCCTCGCCGCCCCGACGGTGCGGGACGCGCTGGCCGCCCACACCCACCGCGTGGGCCGCTCGGTGCCCGGCGAGGCGCCGGACCCGTCCACCATGATGATCGCGTCCACCCGGCCGCTGACCGAGTTGGGCCGCCTGCCGGGACGGTTCGACCAGTACCTGGTGGGCGTCGCGGGCCACGACACGAACCGTCCCTGGACGCTGGCGGCCGTGCATACCATCAACATGCTGACCGGGGGTCGCGCCTGGGACGACGAGGCGGCCGCGCTCGCCCGCGCGCTCGCGCCTCACCGCGGTGGCCCGCTGATCGTCGCCGGCGACTTCAACGCAACCGTCGAGCAGCAGCCGATGCGGCGGCTGTGGGAGGCCGGTCTGCGCAACGGGGCGGCGGACGCGGGCGCGGGCTGGGTGCCCACCTACGACGCCGGCCTGGCGCCGAGGGTGGCCTTCGTCGCGATCGACCACGCGGTGACGTCGCCGTCCGTCCGCGTGACCCGCTTCGTCACGGTCGCGCTCCCGGGCACCGACCACCGCGCGATCTCGTTCACCGCGCAGCGCGTCTGA
- a CDS encoding ATP-binding cassette domain-containing protein: MIRAQSLTKKYGDKTAVDHLDFTIRPGKVTGFLGPNGAGKSTTMRMIVGLDAPTAGTAEVDGRAYRDLAAPLREVGVLLDARAAHKQRTAYKHLLALAATHGIGKRRVHEVIGLAGLESVADKRVGGFSLGMGQRLGIAGALLGDPGTIILDEPVNGLDPEGIIWIRTLLKGLAAEGRTVLLSSHLMGEMAQTADHLIVMGRGSILIDEPLDQVMADATTSAVRVRTREADRLTSAVAAPGVTVANHPDGSLEITGRTAEQVADAAAAAGVVLYEVTTVAGSLEDAYLALTSGAVEYRSASTTPNGAFA, translated from the coding sequence ATGATCCGGGCACAGTCCCTGACCAAGAAGTACGGCGACAAGACCGCCGTCGACCACCTCGACTTCACCATCCGGCCGGGGAAGGTCACCGGCTTCCTCGGGCCCAACGGAGCGGGGAAGTCCACCACCATGCGCATGATCGTCGGGCTGGACGCGCCGACCGCGGGCACGGCGGAGGTGGACGGACGCGCCTACCGCGACCTGGCGGCGCCGCTGCGGGAGGTCGGCGTCCTGCTGGACGCCCGCGCCGCGCACAAGCAGCGCACCGCCTACAAGCACCTGCTCGCGCTCGCCGCGACGCACGGCATCGGCAAACGCCGCGTCCACGAGGTGATCGGGCTGGCCGGCCTCGAGTCCGTCGCCGACAAGCGCGTGGGCGGCTTCTCGCTGGGGATGGGGCAGCGCCTGGGCATTGCGGGCGCCCTGCTCGGCGACCCCGGCACCATCATCCTCGACGAGCCGGTCAACGGGCTCGACCCCGAGGGCATCATCTGGATCCGGACGCTGCTGAAGGGCCTGGCGGCCGAGGGCCGCACCGTGCTGCTGTCCTCGCACCTGATGGGGGAGATGGCCCAGACCGCCGACCACCTCATCGTCATGGGACGCGGCTCGATCCTGATCGACGAGCCCCTGGACCAGGTGATGGCCGACGCGACGACGTCCGCGGTTCGCGTCCGGACGCGCGAAGCGGACCGGCTCACCTCAGCCGTCGCCGCCCCCGGCGTCACCGTGGCGAACCACCCCGACGGCTCCCTCGAGATCACCGGGCGGACCGCCGAGCAGGTCGCCGACGCGGCCGCCGCCGCCGGTGTCGTCCTGTACGAGGTCACCACCGTGGCCGGATCCCTCGAGGACGCCTACCTCGCCCTCACCTCCGGCGCCGTCGAGTACCGTTCGGCGTCGACCACCCCGAACGGAGCCTTCGCATGA
- the leuS gene encoding leucine--tRNA ligase: protein MESARTYDASAAQERWQKFWEEDRTFVARDDDSAERRYVLDMFPYPSGDLHMGHAEAFVMGDIAARYLLMQGYDVMHPIGWDSFGLPAENAAIQRDAHPAEWTYANIETQAASFKRYGLSFDWTRRLHTSDPEYYRWTQWLFEQFFAKGLAYRKASFVNWCPVDQTVLANEQVAQGACERCGAAVTKRRLTQWYFKITDYAQRLLDDMPALEGNWPDRVLAMQRNWIGRSEGAYVDFTIEGRDEPLTVFTTRPDTLYGATFFVVAPDAPLADELVTDEQREAFEAYLEQTKAATEIERQSTERPKTGVFTGRYAINPVNQEKLPVWAADYVLADYGTGAIMAVPAHDQRDLEFAQAFGIPVKVVIDTGEADPNESGVATSGDGTYVNSVILDGLPDKVSGIAAMNAKLEADGTGKATVTYRLRDWLLSRQRFWGCPIPIIHCPTCGEVPVPEDQLPVTLPDLRGADLKPKGTSPLASEAARAWREVACPTCGGPAERDTDTMDTFVDSSWYYFRYCSPTDEQAAFDKDATRRWAPVDQYVGGVEHAILHLLYSRFFTKVLYDLDLITFTEPFTRLMNQGQVINAGKAMSKSLGNGVDLGEQIDKFGVDVIRAALVFAGPPEDDIDWAAMSPASMSKFLARAFRVADEVTSEVGADPASGDEAVRRGTHRLLADITEAVESQRYNVVVARIMELVNHIRKAIDSGPGAGDPAVREASEFTAQAISLVAPYLGEEMWAVLGHAPSVARSTWPSADPALLVQDTVTVVVQVQGKVRAKLDLPADTSEADATAAALADENVQRALNGREVAKVIVRLPKMVSIVPA from the coding sequence ATGGAGTCCGCCCGAACCTACGATGCCTCCGCCGCCCAGGAGCGCTGGCAGAAGTTCTGGGAAGAAGACCGCACGTTCGTCGCGCGGGATGACGACTCGGCCGAGCGGCGCTACGTCCTCGACATGTTCCCCTACCCGTCGGGCGACCTGCACATGGGGCACGCCGAGGCGTTCGTCATGGGCGACATCGCCGCCCGCTACCTGCTGATGCAGGGCTACGACGTCATGCACCCCATCGGCTGGGACAGCTTCGGCCTGCCCGCCGAGAACGCCGCCATCCAGCGCGACGCGCACCCGGCGGAGTGGACGTACGCCAACATCGAGACCCAGGCCGCGTCCTTCAAGCGCTACGGCCTGAGCTTCGACTGGACCCGCCGGCTGCACACCTCGGATCCCGAGTACTACCGCTGGACGCAGTGGCTGTTCGAGCAGTTCTTCGCCAAGGGGCTGGCCTACCGCAAGGCGTCCTTCGTGAACTGGTGCCCAGTCGACCAGACCGTGCTGGCCAACGAGCAGGTCGCCCAGGGCGCGTGCGAGCGCTGCGGCGCGGCCGTGACCAAGCGCCGGCTGACGCAGTGGTACTTCAAGATCACCGACTACGCCCAGCGCCTGCTGGACGACATGCCGGCGCTGGAGGGCAACTGGCCCGACCGCGTCCTGGCGATGCAGCGGAACTGGATCGGCCGCTCCGAGGGCGCCTACGTCGACTTCACCATCGAGGGCCGCGACGAGCCGCTGACCGTGTTCACCACGCGCCCCGACACGCTGTACGGCGCCACGTTCTTCGTGGTCGCGCCGGACGCCCCCCTGGCCGACGAGCTGGTGACCGACGAGCAGCGGGAGGCCTTCGAGGCGTACCTGGAGCAGACCAAGGCGGCCACCGAGATCGAGCGGCAGTCCACCGAACGGCCCAAGACCGGCGTGTTCACCGGCCGGTACGCGATCAACCCGGTCAACCAGGAGAAGCTGCCCGTCTGGGCGGCCGACTACGTGTTGGCCGACTACGGCACCGGCGCGATCATGGCCGTTCCCGCGCACGACCAGCGCGACCTGGAGTTCGCCCAGGCGTTCGGCATCCCGGTCAAGGTCGTCATCGACACCGGCGAGGCCGACCCCAACGAGTCCGGGGTCGCGACGTCGGGCGACGGAACCTATGTGAACTCGGTGATCCTGGACGGGCTGCCGGACAAGGTGTCGGGCATCGCGGCGATGAACGCCAAGCTGGAGGCTGATGGCACCGGCAAGGCGACCGTCACCTACCGCCTGCGCGACTGGCTGCTGAGCCGGCAGCGGTTCTGGGGCTGCCCGATCCCGATCATCCACTGCCCGACCTGCGGCGAGGTGCCCGTTCCCGAGGACCAGCTGCCCGTCACGCTGCCGGACCTGCGCGGCGCGGACCTCAAGCCCAAGGGGACCAGCCCGCTGGCGTCCGAGGCGGCGCGCGCCTGGCGCGAGGTGGCGTGCCCGACGTGCGGCGGCCCCGCCGAGCGGGACACCGACACCATGGACACGTTCGTGGACTCGTCGTGGTACTACTTCCGCTACTGCTCGCCCACCGACGAGCAGGCGGCCTTCGACAAGGACGCCACCCGCCGCTGGGCGCCGGTCGACCAGTACGTCGGCGGCGTCGAGCACGCCATCCTGCACCTGCTGTACAGCCGGTTCTTCACCAAGGTGCTGTACGACCTGGACCTGATCACCTTCACCGAGCCGTTCACGCGCCTGATGAACCAGGGCCAGGTGATCAACGCCGGCAAGGCGATGAGCAAGTCGCTGGGCAACGGGGTGGATCTGGGCGAGCAGATCGACAAGTTCGGCGTCGACGTGATCCGTGCGGCGCTGGTCTTCGCCGGCCCGCCCGAGGACGACATCGACTGGGCGGCCATGTCGCCGGCGTCCATGTCGAAGTTCCTGGCGCGCGCCTTCCGCGTCGCCGACGAGGTGACGTCCGAGGTCGGCGCCGATCCGGCGTCCGGCGACGAGGCGGTGCGCCGCGGCACGCACCGGCTGCTGGCCGACATCACCGAGGCGGTGGAGTCGCAGCGCTACAACGTGGTCGTGGCCCGCATCATGGAGCTGGTCAACCACATCCGCAAGGCCATCGACTCCGGCCCCGGCGCGGGCGACCCCGCGGTGCGCGAGGCGTCCGAGTTCACGGCGCAGGCGATCAGCCTGGTCGCGCCGTACCTGGGCGAGGAGATGTGGGCCGTGCTGGGCCACGCCCCCTCCGTGGCGCGCTCGACCTGGCCGTCGGCCGACCCCGCGCTGCTGGTGCAGGACACGGTCACCGTCGTGGTGCAGGTGCAGGGCAAGGTCCGGGCGAAGCTGGACCTGCCCGCCGACACCTCCGAGGCGGACGCCACCGCGGCGGCGCTGGCCGACGAGAACGTGCAGCGCGCCCTGAACGGTCGCGAGGTCGCCAAGGTGATCGTCCGCCTGCCGAAGATGGTCAGCATCGTCCCCGCCTGA
- a CDS encoding sensor histidine kinase produces MTADASIGRDAAAASLARASAAPPEGVPGSRRALLADAVLVAGYLLVAVFLIVLSLEPPHVTPLWPMILITVAGTVVLAIRRRALSVALAAALVLIPVSLLVGTGAEVILLGPLLYRAGLARRAGVAWLWCAASLASAAAGGVALAHRLQVGPPILGLTPRVQSDAFTDALSLFVPVAGGVLVSTLIGINVGHRRRLVAALVERADQMKRERDQQASIARAAERERIAREMHDVIAHSLAVMIALSDGARAAAPRRPEEAELAVARIGELGRRTLGEVRRLLATVRDDAPTPEHPQPGVEQLPALVEEFRAAGLPVRLESSGRPGGDPVVGFTVYRIVQESLTNVLRHARNVRDVQVRLETDDAGITVLVQDASDPAEVAGDPGRGLVGIRERAAFYDGAVETGPRPGGGWRVFVRLPTGDTEGEQG; encoded by the coding sequence ATGACGGCCGACGCGAGCATCGGGAGGGACGCCGCGGCGGCGTCCCTCGCCCGCGCGTCCGCAGCACCGCCCGAGGGCGTCCCGGGAAGTCGGCGCGCCCTGCTGGCGGACGCGGTGCTGGTGGCCGGCTACCTGCTGGTCGCGGTCTTCCTCATCGTGCTGTCGCTGGAGCCGCCCCACGTCACCCCGCTGTGGCCGATGATCCTGATCACCGTCGCCGGCACCGTCGTCCTCGCCATCCGGCGCCGGGCCCTCAGCGTGGCGCTGGCGGCGGCACTCGTCCTGATCCCGGTGAGCCTCCTCGTCGGGACGGGGGCGGAGGTGATCCTGCTGGGGCCGCTGCTGTACCGCGCGGGCCTGGCACGGCGCGCCGGAGTGGCCTGGCTGTGGTGCGCGGCCTCGCTGGCGTCGGCTGCGGCGGGTGGGGTGGCGCTGGCCCACCGCCTGCAGGTTGGCCCTCCCATCCTCGGGCTGACCCCGCGCGTGCAGAGCGACGCCTTCACCGACGCCCTCTCGCTGTTCGTGCCCGTGGCGGGGGGCGTGCTGGTGTCGACGCTGATCGGCATCAACGTCGGCCACCGCCGCCGGCTCGTCGCGGCCCTGGTCGAGCGCGCGGACCAGATGAAGCGCGAGCGCGACCAGCAGGCCAGCATCGCGCGGGCCGCCGAGCGGGAGCGGATCGCGCGCGAGATGCACGACGTGATCGCCCACAGCCTGGCGGTCATGATCGCCCTGTCCGACGGCGCCCGGGCGGCCGCACCGCGGCGTCCCGAGGAGGCCGAACTCGCCGTCGCGCGGATCGGCGAACTCGGACGCCGCACCCTGGGCGAGGTCCGGCGCCTCCTCGCCACTGTCCGCGACGATGCGCCCACCCCCGAGCATCCCCAACCCGGCGTCGAGCAGCTGCCCGCCCTGGTCGAGGAGTTCCGGGCCGCCGGTCTACCGGTGCGGCTGGAGTCGTCCGGACGCCCGGGCGGCGACCCGGTCGTCGGGTTCACGGTCTACCGCATCGTGCAGGAGTCGCTGACGAACGTGCTCCGGCACGCCCGCAACGTCCGCGACGTGCAGGTGCGCCTAGAGACCGACGACGCGGGGATCACGGTGCTGGTGCAGGACGCCTCCGATCCGGCCGAGGTAGCCGGGGACCCCGGCCGCGGCCTCGTCGGGATCCGCGAACGGGCCGCCTTCTACGATGGCGCGGTGGAGACCGGGCCGCGGCCCGGCGGCGGCTGGCGGGTGTTTGTCCGTCTGCCGACCGGCGACACGGAAGGGGAGCAGGGGTGA
- a CDS encoding DUF5996 family protein: MTHNRWPALRVDDWTSTRDLLHMWLQIVGKVEMVSTSLVNHWWNVSYEVSARGFRTRLMHGVSDSFDAEFDFVASELVVRSTSGKRHAVPLESGSVATFWGRLQEALDDLALGCSIVPIPNEIPNAVAFPADTTERDYDPKAALTFWQQIVSMEPAFAAWRSGFIGKDSPVQLFWGSLDLSVTRFSGRGAPPHQGNPPNCPPWVMAEAESRENAAAGFWPGGSSEGTFYAYQYPEPDGYRDAHLSVGHFDTDLGEWVLPYEEVRASGDPDKLLLQFLNETYALGADNAGWDRADLEVDPHRLDAKIYRGQAPWRHRL; encoded by the coding sequence ATGACGCACAACCGCTGGCCCGCCCTTCGCGTCGACGACTGGACCTCCACGCGCGACTTGCTGCACATGTGGCTGCAGATCGTCGGGAAGGTTGAGATGGTGTCGACCAGCCTGGTCAACCACTGGTGGAACGTCTCCTACGAGGTCAGCGCGCGGGGATTCCGCACGCGGCTCATGCACGGCGTCTCGGACTCCTTCGACGCCGAGTTCGACTTCGTCGCCAGCGAGCTCGTGGTGCGCAGTACCTCGGGCAAGCGGCACGCCGTCCCGCTCGAGTCGGGCTCGGTCGCCACGTTCTGGGGCCGGCTGCAGGAGGCCCTCGACGACCTGGCGCTGGGCTGTTCCATCGTCCCGATCCCGAACGAGATCCCGAACGCAGTCGCCTTCCCGGCCGACACGACCGAGCGCGACTACGACCCCAAGGCCGCCCTGACGTTTTGGCAGCAGATCGTCAGCATGGAGCCCGCGTTCGCCGCGTGGCGCTCGGGGTTCATCGGCAAGGACAGCCCCGTCCAGCTCTTCTGGGGGTCGCTCGACCTGTCGGTCACGCGCTTCTCCGGACGCGGCGCCCCGCCGCACCAGGGCAACCCGCCCAACTGCCCGCCCTGGGTCATGGCCGAGGCCGAGTCACGCGAGAACGCCGCCGCTGGGTTCTGGCCGGGCGGCTCGTCCGAGGGCACCTTCTACGCCTACCAGTACCCCGAGCCCGACGGTTACCGGGACGCCCACCTGAGCGTCGGCCACTTCGACACCGACCTCGGGGAGTGGGTGCTGCCCTATGAGGAGGTGCGCGCCAGCGGCGACCCCGACAAGCTGCTGCTGCAGTTCCTCAACGAGACCTACGCGCTGGGCGCCGACAACGCGGGCTGGGACCGCGCCGACCTCGAGGTCGACCCGCACCGCCTGGACGCGAAGATCTACCGCGGCCAGGCGCCCTGGCGCCACCGCCTCTAG